GACAAGGCGTACTCGGCGGTCCTCTACCGGCGCCCCACCAAGGTGTTCCAGGATCTCGTCGGCCAGGGCGGCGCCAACCTCCGCCTGCTGGGACTGAGAGGGGCCAGCGTGCTCGAGGGCGGGATCCCGCTCATCGTGGACGGCAAGGTCATCGGTGCGGTCGGCGTGTCCGGCGCCGCCTCCGAGCAAGATGCGCAGGCCGCCAAGGCCGGTGCGGACGCGTTGAAGTAGGCGCCTCTCACCGGCGCCGGGTCACCGTCCCCTCGGGAACTGGGGAGGAGTCTATCCTGCTTGCGCATCCTTAGGCGGCGCACCGAACAACCCCCTTAAAAGGAGTGTTCAATAGCGCGCGAATCCCTTTGGGCCACCACCGTGGGACTGTTCTGACCGCCAGCGGGCGCTGCGGGTTCCAGCGCGCGAAAGACTGCCCCCGGAAGCAGCCGACCG
This window of the Candidatus Methylomirabilota bacterium genome carries:
- a CDS encoding heme-binding protein; protein product: DKAYSAVLYRRPTKVFQDLVGQGGANLRLLGLRGASVLEGGIPLIVDGKVIGAVGVSGAASEQDAQAAKAGADALK